The DNA region TCCGGCGTGGACGGGCTGACCTGCCCCGCGGCGGCTGCGGGTGCGGCCCGTGGGCACCGCGACGAGAATGAGGACGCCGGGACTGGCGGCGCCTCCGCGCCGCGCCGGCCGTCCGGCACCGGGAGGTACCCATGACCACCGCCGGAGACATCATGCACCGGGGTGCCCGGTGGATCCCCGCGCACGAGACCCTGGACCGCGCGGCCCAGCTCATGCGCCAACTCGACGTGGGTGCCCTGCCCATCAGCGACCAGAACGAGCGGCTGTGCGGCATCCTCACCGACCGCGACATCGTCGTCGGCTGCGTCGCGATGGGGCACGACCCCGCCAAGGTCACCGCGGGCGACATGGCCAGGGGCACACCGCGCTGGGTCGCCTCGGACGCCGACGTCGAGGAGGTGCTGCACGAGATGCAGGGCCACCAGATCCGCAGGCTGCCCGTGATCGAGAACAAGCGCCTCGTCGGGATGATCAGCGAGGCCGACCTCGCCAAGCACCTGACCGACGAACAGCTCTCCGGCTGGGTCGAGAGCGTCTACGCCAAGTCCTGACCCGTCCCGCGCGTGCCCCCGCGCCGGTGCGGCCTTCCCCCTACAGCCAGCCGCTGCGCCGGAAGCCTCGGTAGAGCAGCACACACGCTGTCGCTATCACTCCCATCACCAGTCCGTATCCGTACTGCCAGCGCAGCTCGGGCATGTGGTCGAAGTTCATGCCGTAGACCCCGCAGACCATCGTGGGCACGGCGACGATGGCGGCCCAGGCCGTGATCTTCCGCATGTCCTCGTTCTGGGCGACCGTCACCTGGGCGAGATGCGCCTGGAGGATCGAGTTCAGGAGCTCGTCGAAGGCCGCTATCTGTTCGGTGACCCGCTTGAGGTGGTCGTCCACGTCCCGGAAGTACGCCTGTATCTCC from Streptomyces flavofungini includes:
- a CDS encoding CBS domain-containing protein, which codes for MTTAGDIMHRGARWIPAHETLDRAAQLMRQLDVGALPISDQNERLCGILTDRDIVVGCVAMGHDPAKVTAGDMARGTPRWVASDADVEEVLHEMQGHQIRRLPVIENKRLVGMISEADLAKHLTDEQLSGWVESVYAKS